A single Verrucomicrobiia bacterium DNA region contains:
- a CDS encoding PQQ-dependent sugar dehydrogenase, whose translation MSEFVCRRIAVFLALGVVTYCNLDSPKLFAAAPLERVANVTLTNVPVTAPTFGFTYSNAFPGLSFANPVCLATPPGETNRLFILEKTGTIVVITNLAAPTRSTFLDLTSRVISSPDMSDERGLLGLCFHPGFATNGFFYVFFTGSANTSANGGGNGMHDILARFEVSVTDPNQGNPDSYTPILQQYDESNNHNGGDIHFGSDRYLYLGLGDEGNGDDYFNNSQTITKDFFAGMLRIDVDKRPGNLTPNPHPASTTNYLVPADNPFVGATEFNGLPVNPDAVRTEFWAVGLRNPWRWNFDKPTGLLYCGDVGQSGWEEVDLVEAGKNYGWAYREGNANGPKAHLAPPGFVHTPPLLAYPRSSGVCIIGGLVYRGLNISQLYGAYVYADYGFGTVWALRHEGTNVTQNQVLFTDPGRISTFGTDPRNGDILYCDVQQSRIKRIIYNTQITGAPIPEKLSDTGAFTNLATLETAPGIVAYDVNTPFWSDNSDKFRWFSIPDTNLTMAFQREGNWQFPEGAIWIKHFELEITNGVPDSKRRLETRLLIANTNGGYGVTYRWTTPPTNAWLVAESGLDEPITTYASNGSVIRTQVWHYPARVECMVCHTATAGFALGFNTPQLNRDFDYRGTVTNQLAALEQAGYFNHPITNRHLLPALAHATNAAVSFEYRARSYLEANCAFCHQPGAATQSYWDARSATPGSQNGIIDGPLINNRGNPSNRVVAPGSLAQSSLFQRVANLGGGHMPPLSTSVINTEAVELLAAWITNELSGYVSYATWQTNYFGDTNAPSAAPLADPDGDRAKNYLEYLTGTNPTNDASGWKVAITLSNDLTQIVIPQVANRAIEVQSTTDLLDENSWIALDQPDNAPFFPITNRTIIVTDPATGIVPKFYRVRVIEP comes from the coding sequence CTGGCCACGCCTCCGGGAGAAACCAACCGGCTGTTCATTCTGGAGAAGACTGGCACGATCGTTGTCATCACCAATCTGGCAGCCCCCACCCGCTCCACCTTTCTTGATTTAACGAGCCGGGTAATCAGCTCGCCCGACATGAGTGACGAACGCGGCTTATTGGGATTATGTTTCCATCCGGGGTTTGCCACCAACGGCTTCTTTTACGTTTTCTTCACCGGATCAGCCAATACCTCTGCCAACGGCGGCGGCAACGGCATGCATGACATTTTGGCTCGCTTTGAAGTTTCCGTCACCGATCCGAATCAAGGCAATCCGGATTCTTACACGCCAATCCTGCAACAATACGACGAATCCAACAATCATAACGGTGGCGACATTCATTTTGGCTCAGACCGCTACTTGTATCTCGGCTTGGGGGATGAAGGAAACGGCGATGACTATTTCAATAATAGCCAGACCATCACCAAGGATTTTTTCGCAGGTATGTTGCGGATTGATGTGGATAAACGCCCCGGTAATTTGACGCCAAATCCGCATCCGGCCAGCACCACCAATTATCTGGTGCCAGCCGACAATCCTTTCGTGGGTGCAACTGAATTCAATGGCTTACCGGTAAACCCGGACGCGGTGCGCACCGAGTTCTGGGCCGTTGGTCTGCGCAATCCGTGGCGTTGGAATTTTGACAAACCGACTGGGCTGCTTTACTGCGGTGACGTCGGCCAAAGCGGTTGGGAGGAAGTGGACCTCGTAGAGGCAGGAAAAAACTACGGTTGGGCCTATCGGGAAGGAAACGCCAACGGCCCGAAGGCGCATCTCGCTCCGCCGGGATTTGTTCACACACCGCCACTCTTGGCCTATCCACGCAGCTCGGGAGTCTGCATCATTGGTGGACTGGTTTATCGCGGCCTGAATATCTCACAACTCTATGGCGCATACGTCTATGCAGATTACGGTTTCGGTACCGTTTGGGCTTTGCGCCACGAAGGGACCAATGTCACGCAAAACCAGGTGCTCTTTACTGATCCAGGACGCATTTCCACCTTCGGCACCGACCCACGAAATGGCGACATTCTTTATTGCGACGTCCAGCAAAGCCGGATCAAACGCATCATCTACAACACCCAAATAACGGGTGCGCCCATTCCCGAAAAGCTTTCCGATACAGGGGCGTTCACAAATCTGGCCACGCTTGAGACCGCTCCCGGTATTGTCGCGTACGACGTCAATACGCCGTTTTGGTCCGACAACTCTGATAAATTTCGCTGGTTCTCCATTCCCGATACCAATCTGACCATGGCCTTCCAACGTGAGGGCAACTGGCAATTCCCGGAAGGCGCGATCTGGATCAAGCACTTTGAACTGGAAATCACCAATGGCGTTCCTGATTCCAAACGGCGACTGGAGACGCGCCTGTTAATCGCCAACACCAACGGCGGCTACGGGGTTACCTATCGCTGGACTACGCCGCCGACCAACGCCTGGCTCGTCGCGGAAAGTGGTCTTGATGAGCCTATCACCACCTACGCAAGTAACGGCAGCGTGATTCGGACTCAAGTCTGGCACTATCCCGCGCGAGTGGAGTGCATGGTTTGTCATACCGCCACCGCCGGCTTTGCGCTGGGTTTCAATACCCCACAATTGAATCGTGATTTTGATTACCGGGGGACGGTGACGAACCAATTGGCGGCCCTCGAACAAGCCGGTTATTTCAACCACCCGATTACAAACCGCCATCTGCTGCCAGCGCTGGCCCACGCCACCAATGCGGCCGTCAGCTTCGAATATCGCGCACGCTCCTATCTGGAAGCTAACTGCGCTTTCTGCCACCAACCGGGTGCCGCCACCCAATCTTATTGGGACGCGCGTAGCGCCACACCCGGATCGCAAAATGGAATCATTGACGGACCGCTGATCAACAATCGCGGCAACCCCAGTAACCGCGTGGTCGCTCCCGGTTCATTGGCGCAATCGTCGCTTTTTCAGCGCGTGGCAAATCTGGGCGGTGGCCACATGCCGCCGTTAAGCACTTCGGTCATCAACACCGAGGCGGTCGAGTTACTCGCCGCCTGGATTACCAACGAGTTGTCCGGTTACGTCAGTTACGCCACCTGGCAGACCAATTATTTTGGCGATACGAACGCACCGTCTGCCGCGCCTCTGGCGGACCCGGATGGAGATCGGGCGAAAAATTATCTCGAATATCTTACCGGTACCAATCCCACGAACGACGCCAGCGGCTGGAAGGTGGCCATCACGCTCAGCAATGATCTGACTCAAATTGTCATTCCGCAGGTGGCTAATCGCGCCATCGAAGTGCAAAGCACGACCGATTTGCTGGATGAAAACTCCTGGATCGCACTGGATCAGCCCGATAACGCGCCGTTCTTTCCGATCACCAATCGCACAATCATCGTCACCGATCCGGCGACCGGTATCGTGCCTAAATTCTATCGCGTCCGGGTCATCGAGCCGTAA
- a CDS encoding glutaredoxin family protein: MKVRLFVKPYCPWCRKAREWLDTHQIQYTTLDVITDAAAAAEMKSLSGQTLAPVIDVDGKILADFGPEELAQFWEQLKPAK; this comes from the coding sequence ATGAAGGTTCGCTTGTTTGTTAAACCGTATTGTCCTTGGTGTCGAAAGGCGCGGGAATGGTTGGATACCCATCAAATTCAGTACACTACTTTGGACGTAATCACCGATGCCGCGGCGGCCGCCGAAATGAAATCGCTCTCCGGACAAACCCTCGCGCCGGTCATTGACGTGGATGGGAAAATTTTGGCGGATTTCGGACCGGAAGAACTGGCCCAATTCTGGGAACAATTGAAACCCGCAAAATAA
- the lipA gene encoding lipoyl synthase has product MVLTPATAPLPPTTLSSSGKAEPLASAKPARPRLPPWLHTKLPTADTFARTRSLLGELKLHTVCESAKCPNHWECWSRGTATFMIAGDRCTRACKFCAVHTAKPLPLEADEPQRVAEATRRMNLRHVVITAVSRDDLPDGGAEHFRKTIEAVRRLNPQAVIEVLTPDFQDHDEAIDCVLSADPHIFNHNLETVRRLTPTVRHRATYDRSLSVLRKVKARRGSTIYTKSGMMLGLGEEEAEVLAAMEDLRAVGCDILTLGQYLQATLELLAVKEFVTPEKFRQLGERGRQMGFIHVASGPLVRSSYHADEFVLPSRVRQ; this is encoded by the coding sequence ATGGTTTTAACACCGGCCACCGCACCGCTTCCTCCAACGACTTTGTCATCATCAGGTAAAGCCGAACCGTTGGCATCGGCCAAGCCGGCGCGACCGCGGCTTCCTCCCTGGCTGCATACCAAGCTGCCGACCGCCGACACGTTTGCCCGCACGCGTTCATTGCTGGGCGAACTGAAATTGCACACGGTTTGTGAGAGCGCGAAGTGTCCGAACCATTGGGAGTGTTGGAGCCGCGGTACCGCCACGTTCATGATCGCGGGTGATCGTTGCACTCGCGCCTGTAAATTTTGCGCGGTGCATACGGCCAAACCGCTGCCCTTGGAGGCGGATGAGCCACAGCGGGTGGCGGAAGCGACGCGACGGATGAATCTGCGGCACGTCGTGATTACCGCCGTATCGCGGGACGATCTTCCCGATGGAGGCGCGGAACATTTCCGCAAAACCATTGAGGCGGTGCGACGGTTGAATCCCCAGGCGGTCATTGAAGTGTTGACCCCGGATTTTCAGGATCATGATGAGGCGATAGATTGTGTGCTCAGCGCCGACCCGCATATCTTCAATCATAACCTGGAAACCGTTCGCCGATTAACTCCCACCGTGCGGCATCGCGCGACCTATGACCGCTCCCTCAGCGTGCTGCGCAAGGTCAAAGCTCGGCGTGGGAGTACGATTTACACGAAATCCGGGATGATGCTCGGCTTGGGCGAAGAGGAGGCCGAAGTGTTGGCGGCCATGGAGGATTTGCGCGCCGTGGGCTGCGACATTCTAACGCTGGGTCAGTACCTGCAGGCCACCTTGGAACTTTTGGCGGTGAAGGAATTCGTTACGCCGGAAAAATTCCGCCAGCTCGGAGAGCGCGGCCGGCAAATGGGTTTCATTCACGTAGCCAGTGGCCCCTTGGTGCGCAGCTCGTATCACGCCGATGAGTTTGTTTTGCCCTCACGGGTGAGGCAATAA